One region of Primulina tabacum isolate GXHZ01 chromosome 1, ASM2559414v2, whole genome shotgun sequence genomic DNA includes:
- the LOC142526129 gene encoding uncharacterized protein LOC142526129: MGSSQSTPPHQLPSEDEQLPQHDEEEDEEEDEDSRTTRRIPIDHEALVKKILQQEPEMLPFHTSASPLSPQLSTHNTPRIAPSIKIWDPYNVLAPRPPPHSNFHRSDLTTDVYFICHGECHMTLRPDLVAGRCPDAALTPNGKRQARALAVFLKSQGVRFNAVYTSPLDRVRATALSVCQELNFSEEQIQPSDALVEMSQGHWEGCQKSEIFTPEMVSLMERTQPDFSAPSGESLRQVEFRMVQFLNGRITSFPDYKFGSDFSQPDHNMDNYDPAHWESLQQRHLRQVGFPRKKSGKSRLQIVSSSGDHEADDEMSPREPPINQGGLMGDLSHVRSTSTRYSCIGIFSHSIPIKCLVMGVLGCSPVTMDKICIDDSSVTVLQHSWKLGWQIKRLNDTSHLRLL, translated from the exons ATGGGCTCATCGCAGTCTACTCCTCCACATCAGTTACCCTCTGAAGATGAACAGCTACCACAGCACGACGAAGAGGAAGACGAAGAAGAAGACGAAGACTCCAGAACAACAAGAAGAATACCCATCGACCACGAAGCTCTTGtcaagaaaatccttcaacagGAGCCTGAAATGCTGCCCTTCCACACCTCCGCCTCCCCTCTTTCCCCTCAGCTCTCCACTCACAATACCCCTCGTATTGCTCCTTCCATCAAGATTTGGGACCCTTACAATGTCCTCGCTCCTCGCCCACCTCCACATTCCAACTTCCACCGCTCCGATCTCACCACCGACGTCTATTTCATCTGCCATGGCGAGTGCCACATGACTTTGAGGCCCGATTTGGTTGCCGGGAGATGCCCTGATGCCGCCCTCACCCCCAACGGCAAACGCCAGGCCAGAGCTCTTGCCGTCTTTTTGAAATCTCAAGGAGTTAGATTCAATGCCGTTTATACCTCGCCTCTCGATCGGGTGCGTGCCACGGCGCTATCCGTTTGCCAG GAGTTGAATTTCTCAGAGGAACAGATACAACCCTCAGATGCACTTGTGGAGATGAGTCAAGGGCACTGGGAAGGATGTCAAAAGTCAGAAATTTTCACACCTGAAATGGTGAGCTTGATGGAGAGAACTCAGCCTGATTTTTCAGCACCCTCGGGAGAATCGTTGAGACAAGTAGAATTCCGGATGGTTCAGTTCCTAAATGGTAGGATCACGTCATTTCCGGACTACAAATTTGGATCTGATTTCTCCCAACCAGATCACAATATGGACAACTACGATCCAGCACACTGGGAATCACTTCAGCAGAGGCACCTACGTCAAGTGGGGTTCCCAAGGAAGAAATCGGGTAAAAGCAGGCTTCAAATTGTGAGTTCCAGTGGAGATCACGAGGCTGATGATGAGATGTCCCCTCGAGAACCCCCCATTAATCAAGGAGGGCTCATGGGTGACCTAAGTCATGTGAGGAGCACGAGCACGAGATATTCTTGTATTGGGATTTTCAGTCACTCGATTCCAATCAAATGTCTGGTGATGGGGGTGCTTGGGTGTAGTCCAGTAACGATGGATAAGATTTGCATAGATGATTCTTCGGTCACGGTGCTGCAACATTCATGGAAACTGGGTTGGCAGATAAAGAGGTTGAATGATACATCGCATCTTAGGCTTCTTTGA